A region of Lycium barbarum isolate Lr01 chromosome 1, ASM1917538v2, whole genome shotgun sequence DNA encodes the following proteins:
- the LOC132629778 gene encoding uncharacterized protein LOC132629778 has product MRPEGLTKDYEYFENKPKPNLDETEIINLGNSKIMMEVRISVHLTPSQREKLIKLLKEYIDVFAWSYDDMPGLSTDIVSHKLSLDPSCPPIKQKKRNIKSDLSLKIKEEISKQFDAKVIRTTMYPTWLANIVPVPKKDGKVRVCVDYRDLNKASPKDDFPLPNIHMLIDNCAKHELQSFVDCYAGYHQILMNEEDAEKTAFITPWGVYYYRVMPFGLKNAGATYMRAMTTIFHDMIHKEIEVYVDDIIIKSRKSSDHLTDLRKFFDRLRRYNLKLNPAKCAFGVPAGKLLGFIVSRRGIELDPSKIKTIQELPAPKSRKDVMSFLGRLNYISRFIAQSTVICEPIIKLLRKDAPTTWTEDCQRAFDKIKEYLSSPPVLVPPEAGRPLLLYLSVSENAFGCVLGQHDETRKKERAIYYLSKKFTPYEARYTLLERTCCALTWVAQKLRHYLSAYTTYLISRMDPLKYIFQKPMPTGKLAKWQMLLSEFDIVYVTQKAVKGQAIADHLAENPVDKEYIPLKTYFPDEEVLFIGEGIAEEYPGWRLFFDGAANSKGVGIGAVLISESGQHYPISAKIKFPCTNNMAEYEACILGLRMAADMHIQELLVIGDSDLLVHQVRGKWTTKNGKILPYLHCVKDLCKRFIKVEFKHVPRTQNEFADALATLSSMIQHPDKNRIDPIKINVHDQHAHCFYTGDYPEGVTSVQKKTLRRLANHFFLSGEILYRRTPELGLLRCVDAKEAARLIEEVHGGTCGPHMNGFTLAKKILRAGYFWMTMESDCIRFVQKCHRCQIHGDLIRVPPNELNVTSSPWPFASWGMDVIGPIEPAASNGHRFILVAIDYFTKWVEASSHKSVTKKVVADFVRSNIICRFGVPESIITDNGANLNSGLMQEICDTFKITHRNSTPYRPQMNGAVEAANKNIKRILRKMIDNYKHWHEKLPLALLGYRTTVRTSTGATPYLLVYGTEAVLPAEVEIPSLRIIQEAELSDAKWTQNRYEQLMLIDGKRLNAVCHRQLYQNRMARAFNKKVRPRQFKTGQLVLKRIFPCQDEAKGKFAPNWQGPYMVHRVLTGGALILAEMDGEIWPKAINADAVKRYYI; this is encoded by the exons ATGCGACCTGAAGGATTAACTAaagattatgaatattttgaaaataagccaaaaccaaatttggatgaaacagaaatcataaatttgggtaattcaaaaatcatgatgGAAGTAAGAATCAGCGTCCACTTAACTCCGTCACAGAGGGAGAAATTGATCAAACTTTTGAAAGAGTACATAGATGTGTTCGcctggtcttatgatgatatgcccggattaagcactgacattgtttcgcacaagttgtctcttgatccatcctgtcctccgataaagcaaaagaaaagaaacattaaatcagACTTGAGTTTGAAAATCAAGGAGGAGATCTCTAAACAGTTCGATGCAAAGGTCATAcgaactacgatgtaccccacttggctagccaatatcgttcccgtgcctaagaaggatggcaaagttagAGTGTGCGTGGATTACCGAGATCTCAACAAAGCCAGTCCAAAAGACGACTTTCCCCTCCCGAATATTCATATGCTTATTGATaattgtgcaaagcatgagttgcagtctttcGTTGATTGCTACGCAGGATATCATCAAATCCTAATGAATGAGGAAGATGCAGAaaaaacagcattcatcacaccttggggggtgtactactatcgggtgatgcctttcgggctcaaaaacgcaggagctacctacatgagagccatgaccaccattttccatgatatgatccataaagagattgaagtctatgtggatgatatcatcatcaaatcACGAAAGAGCTCAGACCATCTAACGGATTTaagaaagttcttcgacaggttgaggcgatataatctgaagttgaaccccgcaaaatgtgcatttggagtacctgcagggaaattgttgggttttattgtgagcagaagaGGCATAGAGTTAGATCCCTCGAAGATAAAAACCATTCAGGAATTGCCCGCTccaaagagtcggaaagatgtgatgagtttcctcgggcgcCTCAACTACATCAGCCGATTTATAGCACAATCAACGGTGATATGTGaaccaataatcaagttattgaggaaggatgctcctaccacatggactgaagattgccaaagggcctttgacaaaatcaaagagtatttgtctagcccgcctgttttggtgcctccagaagctggaagacctttgttattgtatttgtccgtatcagaaaatgcttttgggtgtGTATTAGGACAGCATGATGAGACAAGAAAGAAGGAGCGAGCGATATATTACTTGAGtaaaaagttcacaccttacgaggcacggtatacgttattggaacgcacctgttgtgctttgacatgggttgcacagaagttgagacattatttgtctgcatatactacttacctcatttcgaggatggacccactcaagtacatcttccagaagcctatgcctacggggaagctagctaagtggcaaatgttgttgagcgagtttgacattgtgtatgttactcaaaaggctgtcaaagggcaggcgatagctgatcatcttgcagaGAATCCTGTGGACAaggaatacataccccttaaaacttatttcccggatgaagaagtgttgttcatcGGGGAAGGCATCGCAGAAGAGTACCCGGGGTGGAGGCTGTTCTTCGACGGGGCGGCAAATTCTAAAGGGgtcggcattggagcagttttgatttcagagtcaggccagcactatcccatttcagccaaaatcaagttcccgtgtaccaacaatatggcagaatatgaggcttgtattctcggCCTCAGAATGGCAGCTGACATGCATATACAAGAGCTtctggttataggcgattcagacttgctggttcatcaagtgcgaggcAAATGGACAACTAAGAACGGGAAGATACTTCCGTACTTGCACTGCGTAAAGGATTTGTGTAAGAGATTCATTAAGGTcgaattcaaacacgttccaaggacacagaacgagttcgctgatgctttggccacgtTGTCTTCTATGATTCAGCATCCAGACAAGAaccgcatagatcctatcaagataaACGTGCACGATCAACATGCACATTGCTTCTAT ACCGGAGACTATCCGGAAGGGGTAActagtgttcagaagaaaacgcttcggagattagcaaaccatttcttcctaagcggagaaatcctgtataggaggactccggagttaggattattaagatgtgttgacgctaaagaagcggctcgtttgattgaagaagtgcatggcggcacatgtgggcctcatatgaatggctttacACTGGCCAAGAAGatccttcgcgcaggctatttctggatgactatggagtccgattgtatccgttttgtgcagaagtgtcaccgatgtcagattcatggtgatttgattcgagttccgccaaatgaattaaatgtgacaagttctccgtggcctttcgcaagttggggtatggatgtcatcggtcctatcgagccagcagCATCGAATgggcacaggttcattttggtagccattgattatttcacaaagtgggtggaagcatcttcacataagtcggtaacaaagaaggtggtagcggatttcgttcggagcaacattatttgccgattcggagtCCCGGAGTCAATCATAACGGATAACGGCGCTAACCTTAACAGTGGTCTAATGCAGGAGATTTGCGATACCTTCaagattactcatcgcaattccactccttatcgccctcagatgaatggggcagttgaagcagccaataaaaacatcaagagaatactgaggaagatgatcgataattacaaGCATTGGCACGAGAAACTGCCGTTAGCTCTTCTCGGGTATCGCACTACCGTGAGAACTTCAACAGGGGCAACACCCTATCTTTTGGTCTACGGGACAGAagcggtgttacctgctgaggtagaaataccctctttgagaatcatccaagaagctgagttaagtgacgctaagtggacgcagaatcgatacgaacaattgatgctcattgatggaaagagattgaatgccgtttgtcatagacaactttatcagaatagaatggccagagctttcaacaagaaagtaagaccgaggcaattcaaaacggggcaattggtactgaaacgcatattcccatgtcaagatgaagctaaaggaaaatttgcacctaactggcagggaccttatatggttcatcgagtattgactggaggagcgttaatcctagcagaaatggatggcgaaatttggccgaaagctatcaacgcagatgccgtcaagagatattatatttag